In Acidobacteriota bacterium, one genomic interval encodes:
- a CDS encoding tetratricopeptide repeat protein, protein MGRSIHQPIPFARISPRSSSRAERRRQATEWIRSGVELEAAGEAAEAVESFARATEVDPTLGVAWQRLGLAADATGDADRARAALRKAVALTGEGDDGWLDMGNALVGLGETGLAVRAYRNVTRDVPTDVRGWFNLGFALCQSGRRDEARGAYREALRLNPSDGASWYNIGNTYLDGGEWERAAACYHEAVSLEPTDTDIWNNLATTRVMQGRLLEAVNCYLRCLEIDSRSASTWNAVGSVWARLGDDRQAVECFRAAVRIDEETATYLLNRAMAYARLGARDDAAADLDRALELNPLLHELAAELPALRDLLS, encoded by the coding sequence TTGGGAAGATCGATCCACCAGCCGATCCCGTTCGCGCGCATCTCCCCTCGTTCCAGTTCCAGGGCCGAACGACGCCGACAGGCGACCGAATGGATCCGCTCAGGGGTCGAGCTGGAAGCCGCGGGCGAGGCCGCTGAGGCGGTCGAGTCGTTCGCGCGGGCCACCGAGGTGGATCCGACGCTCGGCGTCGCGTGGCAGAGGCTCGGCCTGGCCGCAGACGCCACCGGAGACGCCGATCGCGCGCGCGCCGCGCTCCGGAAGGCGGTCGCCCTGACCGGCGAGGGCGACGATGGGTGGCTCGACATGGGGAACGCGCTCGTCGGGCTCGGTGAGACCGGCCTCGCGGTCCGGGCGTACCGGAACGTGACCAGGGACGTTCCGACCGACGTCCGCGGCTGGTTCAACCTCGGATTCGCTCTCTGTCAGTCCGGCCGGCGTGACGAGGCGCGAGGAGCCTACCGCGAGGCGTTGCGATTGAATCCTTCGGACGGCGCCAGCTGGTACAACATCGGCAACACCTACCTCGACGGCGGGGAATGGGAGCGCGCAGCCGCCTGCTATCACGAGGCGGTCTCTCTCGAGCCGACCGACACCGACATCTGGAACAATCTTGCGACGACCCGGGTGATGCAGGGAAGGCTTCTCGAGGCGGTGAACTGCTACCTGCGCTGCCTGGAGATCGACTCGAGATCCGCCTCCACCTGGAATGCCGTCGGGTCGGTCTGGGCGCGGCTCGGCGATGATCGCCAGGCGGTCGAATGCTTCCGCGCCGCGGTTCGCATCGATGAGGAGACCGCGACGTACCTCCTGAACCGGGCCATGGCGTACGCCCGCCTCGGGGCACGAGACGACG